One segment of Papaver somniferum cultivar HN1 unplaced genomic scaffold, ASM357369v1 unplaced-scaffold_137, whole genome shotgun sequence DNA contains the following:
- the LOC113334492 gene encoding putative pectinesterase 11, with product MARTTRAGPSNFTTAILIRVDQSGDGDFKKIQDAIDSVPSNNTDQLYFIWVKPGTYSEKLVVPSDKPYITLSGTNPATTIVTWQDGGDIYTSPTLTVLASDFVARLITIQNTFGNSGKAVALRVAGDKAAFYGCRFTSYQDTLLDDRGGHYFSNCYIEGATDFIFGNGASLYEKCRIHSVAEGMGIITAQGGASPLDKTGFVFLGCKITALNGTSLVLGRPWGPYARVLFALTYMSSAVVPQGWDDWGDQTRQSTVFFAQHKCWGPGASTSARVGWSQSALTDDEAAPYLTKDIIGGRDWLRPLPTQFRKAGSTTLIRSLF from the exons ATGGCTCGTACTACTCGTGCTGGTCCTTCTAATTTTACTACAGCAATTCTAATTAGGGTTGATCAATCTGGTGATGGTGATTTTAAGAAGATTCAAGATGCTATTGATTCAGTTCCTTCTAATAACACTGATCAGCTTTATTTCATTTGGGTCAAGCCAGGAACTTACAG TGAAAAGCTTGTAGTTCCAAGTGATAAACCATACATAACACTGAGTGGTACCAATCCAGCAACAACCATAGTCACATGGCAAGATGGCGGAGACATTTACACATCTCCAACTCTTACTGTTTTGGCTTCTGATTTTGTAGCAAGACTAATCACAATTCAG AATACTTTTGGAAACAGTGGGAAAGCCGTGGCACTGAGGGTAGCAGGGGATAAAGCCGCGTTCTATGGATGCAGATTCACATCATACCAAGATACTCTTCTTGATGATAGAGGTGGTCATTACTTCAGTAACTGTTACATTGAAGGTGCCACCGATTTCATATTCGGAAATGGAGCTTCTCTTTATGAA AAATGCCGTATCCATTCAGTTGCGGAGGGAATGGGGATTATAACAGCACAGGGTGGAGCATCACCACTGGATAAGACAGGCTTTGTTTTCTTGGGCTGCAAGATTACTGCACTCAATGGAACAAGTCTAGTGTTGGGAAGGCCATGGGGTCCTTATGCTAGGGTTCTTTTTGCTCTCACTTACATGTCTAGTGCCGTCGTTCCTCAGGGTTGGGACGATTGGGGTGACCAAACTCGACAAAG TACGGTGTTTTTCGCTCAACACAAGTGTTGGGGACCAGGTGCAAGTACCTCAGCGAGGGTTGGATGGTCGCAAAGTGCTCTAACAGATGATGAAGCAGCACCATACTTGACGAAAGACATTATTGGTGGCCGAGATTGGCTCAGGCCCTTACCAACTCAATTTAGAAAAGCTGGTTCAACTACGCTAATCAGAAGTCTTTTTTAA